In Vigna angularis cultivar LongXiaoDou No.4 chromosome 8, ASM1680809v1, whole genome shotgun sequence, one DNA window encodes the following:
- the LOC108344273 gene encoding protein FAR-RED ELONGATED HYPOCOTYL 3-like, which produces MSTTQRSKSMNAFFDGYINSRTTVQEFVKQYENALQHKTKKETQADFTSLNTTLACSSQSLIERQFQKHYTHAKFTETQSEFRGKINCFVDGIVVEDNSSLYKVMEDFIHNEIREERAFMVTFQRDTMDVNCSCLLFEIRGIICRHCVCVLAQERVTEVPAKYILTRWCKNVHKKHRYIRATYNNKEKDPHIERYDNLMKSFGNIAEIACESVHMTQLLVDNFSSFINKHGLQISPSPYVDNNSHIQEEHLYDSNIGHDVDTTTNTIQIQSPKFVKRKGRPKTRRLKSTIERIKRKKPSTKGINQTSIDIGVSNYVINFYRY; this is translated from the coding sequence ATGTCAACAACTCAAAGAAGCAAGAGCATGAATGCATTCTTTGATGGATATATTAACTCACGCACTACTGTTCAAGAATTTGTTAAACAATACGAAAATGCACTACAACACAAGACAAAGAAAGAGACCCAAGCTGACTTCACGTCATTAAACACAACTCTTGCATGCAGTTCACAATCACTCATAGAGCGGCAATTCCAAAAGCATTACACACATGCTAAGTTTACAGAAACACAGTCAGAATTTAGaggtaaaattaattgtttcgtTGATGGCATTGTGGTAGAAGATAATTCGTCACTGTACAAGGTCATGGAGGACTTCATTCATAATGAAATAAGGGAAGAGAGGGCATTCATGGTTACATTTCAGCGAGACACAATGGATGTTAATTGTAGTTGTTTGCTTTTTGAGATTAGGGGCATTATATGTAGAcattgtgtttgtgttttggcCCAAGAGCGAGTAACAGAGGTTCCTGCTAAGTACATACTCACAAGATGGTGTAAAAATGTCCACAAAAAGCACAGGTATATTAGAGCAACATACAACAACAAGGAAAAGGACCCACATATTGAACGATATGATAACTTAATGAAGAGTTTTGGAAATATTGCTGAGATTGCCTGTGAGTCAGTACACATGACACAATTATTGGTTGACAACTTTAGTTCATTTATAAACAAGCATGGCCTACAAATTTCACCTTCACCATACGTCGACAACAATAGCCACATACAAGAAGAACACCTGTATGATAGTAACATAGGCCATGATGTAGACACCACTACAAACACTATTCAAATCCAAAGCCCTAAATTTGTCAAGCGAAAGGGTCGACCTAAGACAAGAAGGTTGAAGTCAACAATTGAGAGAATAAAGAGGAAGAAACCATCAACAAAAGGCATTAATCAAACATCCATTGATATTGGTGTAAgtaattatgttattaatttttaccGTTATTAG
- the LOC128193532 gene encoding abscisic stress-ripening protein 2-like, translated as MAEEHHHHLFHHHKEEVPGEVDYKKEEKHHKHLEHLGELGTAAAGAYALHEKHEAKKDPEHAHRHKVEEEIAAAAAVGAGGFVFHEHHEKKEDKKEDEEAHGKKHHHLFG; from the exons ATGGCTGAGGAGCACCACCATCACCTCTTCCACCACCACAAAGAGGAAGTTCCCGGTGAGGTTGATTACAAGAAGGAGGAGAAGCATCACAAGCATCTTGAACACCTTGGAGAACTTGGAACTGCTGCAGCTGGTGCTTATGCCTTG CATGAGAAGCACGAGGCAAAGAAAGACCCAGAACATGCTCACAGGCACAAGGTAGAAGAGGAGATTGCAGCTGCTGCTGCGGTTGGTGCTGGTGGTTTTGTGTTCCATGAACACCATGAGAAAAAGGAAGACAAGAAAGAAGATGAGGAAGCTCATGGAAAGAAGCACCATCATCTCTTTGGCTGA